The following are encoded together in the Streptomyces tsukubensis genome:
- the fabF gene encoding beta-ketoacyl-ACP synthase II produces the protein MSSQQVVVTGLGALTPVGNDRESTWQALLAGTSGIAPITRFDASALPTSIAGEVKGFDPAALLDRKRERRSARFSQLAIGAAREAVADARLTLGGEDGSEGVDAERVGVVLNNAVAGMDGIEQAVDQMHADPRTVSPYFVSSVIPNMPACEVAIDLGVRGPVTASALACASGVYALLEARRLILSGEADVVIAGGTDSAITPVMFTGLSNMGALSRRNDDPAAASRPFDADRDGFVFGEGAVVCVVESAEHARARGARPYMEVAGGALTSDAFHVSAPDPSGAGAVSAMRKALRASGTEARDIDYICAHGTSTRINDLTETRAIRDVYGAHAYDLAVSSPKSMVGHLIGAAGALSAMVCALAIRDGMVPPTINLDTPGEECDLDYVPNTARRTEVRGAAVNAFGFGGQNCVAVLRAV, from the coding sequence ATGAGCAGTCAACAAGTCGTGGTGACGGGTCTCGGTGCCCTCACCCCCGTCGGAAACGACCGGGAAAGCACGTGGCAGGCGCTGCTCGCGGGCACCTCCGGTATCGCCCCCATCACCCGCTTCGACGCGTCGGCACTTCCGACGTCGATCGCGGGCGAGGTGAAGGGTTTCGATCCGGCCGCCCTGCTCGACCGCAAACGCGAGCGGCGCTCGGCGCGGTTCTCGCAGCTCGCGATCGGCGCGGCCCGTGAGGCGGTCGCCGATGCCCGGCTGACGCTCGGCGGCGAGGACGGGAGCGAGGGCGTGGACGCGGAGCGCGTCGGCGTGGTGCTGAACAACGCGGTGGCCGGCATGGACGGCATAGAGCAGGCCGTCGACCAGATGCACGCGGACCCGCGCACGGTCAGCCCTTACTTCGTCTCCTCGGTGATCCCCAACATGCCGGCCTGCGAGGTCGCCATCGACCTCGGTGTGCGGGGTCCGGTGACGGCGAGCGCGCTGGCCTGTGCCAGCGGCGTCTACGCGCTGCTGGAGGCGCGCAGGCTGATCCTCTCCGGCGAGGCCGACGTGGTCATCGCGGGCGGCACCGATTCGGCGATCACTCCGGTGATGTTCACGGGGCTCTCCAACATGGGCGCCCTGTCACGCCGCAATGACGACCCGGCGGCGGCCAGCAGGCCCTTCGACGCCGACCGGGACGGGTTCGTCTTCGGTGAGGGCGCGGTGGTCTGCGTGGTGGAGTCGGCGGAGCACGCGCGGGCCAGGGGCGCGCGCCCCTACATGGAGGTGGCGGGCGGCGCCCTCACCTCTGACGCCTTCCACGTCAGCGCCCCCGACCCGAGCGGGGCGGGCGCGGTCTCCGCGATGCGCAAGGCGCTGCGGGCCTCCGGCACCGAGGCGCGCGACATCGACTACATCTGCGCGCACGGCACGAGCACCAGGATCAACGACCTGACGGAGACCCGCGCCATCCGTGACGTGTACGGCGCGCACGCGTACGACCTGGCGGTCAGCTCGCCCAAGTCGATGGTCGGCCACCTCATCGGGGCGGCGGGCGCGCTGTCGGCGATGGTGTGCGCGCTGGCCATCAGGGACGGCATGGTGCCGCCCACCATCAATCTGGACACCCCCGGCGAGGAGTGCGACCTCGACTACGTGCCGAACACGGCGCGCAGGACGGAAGTACGCGGCGCGGCCGTCAACGCGTTCGGGTTCGGCGGCCAGAACTGTGTGGCCGTACTGAGAGCGGTCTGA
- a CDS encoding AMP-binding protein — protein MNEHAGIPGTPSTPGVPSTRSAPGTPEGAMGDGSEETTPAYDPSAFKAVFETTFTYWAGFKRNTHRYARSTAMSDPATGRSWTYAELGEEVERLAAGLAASGVRPGDLVAYQLYNGPEFALLYLATQRIGATGSPVNFRLAPGETAHVLDSGLPRAFVYDTAVAESAGQALELAEHRPALVAHVPSGQAEDRPLGDSTPFDELAPRGEGRKPLPAPEGGIYAETTRLYTSGTTGLPKGVPLNNATEVLSAHDVIMHFPLTPEDRTLNMSPWFHRGGLFSGGPNPVFYVGGEVVPMRHFDAEAALDLVAERGITFLIGAPTNLERLADAQERRPRDLSTLRGIVTMGAPLDRAACLRYQRTLTPRIFNGYGTTEAFWNTFLRPVDLPDHAGTAGRALTDDEVAVVKVYEDRRAAPDDFAAKDGQEVGEVIVRSPKSGYSYIGRPDEVAENFRDGWLYIGDLATWDADEYVTIMGRRDDMILSGGENVHPVQVEEVLNEHPGIADSGVVGAPDPEWGQLVTAYVVRKDPGLTVAEIEKHARAHPMLATYKRPRAYRFVDALPTTTTGKKLHYRLREQVAKDAAAGLLEHVK, from the coding sequence ATGAACGAGCACGCCGGAATCCCCGGTACCCCCAGCACCCCCGGTGTTCCCAGTACCCGCAGTGCCCCCGGTACCCCCGAAGGGGCCATGGGCGACGGGTCCGAGGAAACGACGCCCGCGTACGACCCGAGCGCTTTCAAGGCGGTGTTCGAGACCACCTTCACCTACTGGGCCGGGTTCAAGCGCAATACGCACCGCTACGCCCGTTCCACCGCCATGTCCGACCCGGCCACCGGGCGGTCCTGGACCTACGCGGAGCTGGGCGAGGAGGTCGAGCGGCTGGCCGCGGGGCTGGCGGCGTCCGGCGTACGGCCCGGCGATCTGGTGGCCTACCAGCTCTACAACGGCCCGGAGTTCGCGCTGCTGTATCTGGCCACGCAGCGGATCGGCGCGACCGGCTCGCCGGTCAACTTCCGGCTCGCGCCCGGTGAGACGGCACATGTGCTGGACAGCGGCCTGCCTCGGGCGTTCGTCTACGACACGGCGGTGGCCGAGAGCGCGGGCCAGGCACTGGAGCTGGCAGAACACCGTCCCGCGCTGGTCGCCCATGTGCCTTCCGGGCAGGCGGAGGACCGGCCGCTTGGTGACTCGACGCCCTTCGACGAGCTGGCCCCGCGCGGGGAGGGCCGCAAGCCGCTGCCCGCGCCCGAGGGCGGGATCTACGCGGAGACGACCAGGCTCTACACCTCGGGCACCACGGGCCTGCCCAAGGGGGTGCCGCTGAACAACGCCACCGAGGTCCTCTCGGCGCACGACGTGATCATGCACTTCCCGCTGACGCCCGAGGACCGCACGTTGAACATGTCGCCGTGGTTCCACCGCGGCGGTCTGTTCTCCGGCGGCCCGAACCCCGTGTTCTACGTGGGCGGCGAGGTGGTCCCGATGCGCCACTTCGACGCGGAGGCGGCGCTCGACCTGGTCGCCGAGCGGGGCATCACCTTCCTCATCGGCGCCCCCACCAACCTGGAGCGGCTCGCGGACGCCCAGGAACGGCGCCCGCGCGACCTGTCGACGCTTCGGGGCATCGTCACGATGGGCGCCCCGCTGGACCGCGCCGCGTGCCTGCGCTACCAGCGGACGCTGACGCCCCGTATCTTCAACGGCTACGGCACGACCGAGGCGTTCTGGAACACCTTCCTGCGCCCCGTCGACCTGCCGGACCACGCGGGGACCGCCGGGCGCGCCCTCACCGATGACGAGGTGGCCGTCGTGAAGGTGTACGAGGACAGGCGCGCGGCCCCGGACGACTTCGCCGCGAAGGACGGGCAGGAGGTGGGCGAGGTCATCGTCCGCTCCCCCAAGTCGGGCTACAGCTACATCGGCCGCCCCGACGAGGTCGCGGAGAACTTCCGCGACGGCTGGCTGTACATCGGTGACCTGGCCACCTGGGACGCCGACGAGTACGTGACCATCATGGGGCGGCGCGACGACATGATCCTCTCCGGCGGGGAGAACGTGCACCCCGTGCAGGTGGAGGAGGTGCTGAACGAGCACCCCGGCATCGCCGACTCCGGTGTGGTCGGGGCTCCCGACCCCGAGTGGGGGCAGCTCGTGACGGCGTACGTGGTGCGCAAGGACCCGGGGCTCACGGTCGCGGAGATCGAGAAGCACGCCCGCGCCCATCCGATGCTCGCCACGTACAAGCGGCCGCGCGCGTATCGGTTCGTGGACGCGCTGCCGACCACCACCACCGGCAAGAAGCTCCACTACCGGCTGCGTGAGCAGGTGGCGAAGGACGCGGCGGCCGGGCTGCTTGAGCACGTCAAGTAG
- a CDS encoding DMT family transporter codes for MISVLFAVLTAISNGSASVLQRRAAATVPDTEAMRLSLIGKLLRQKVWLAGIGMVIVAAVCQAVALATGPIAVVQPIFVIELPATLLLAAHLFHVRLPRPVWLGVAAVTCGLALGMGCAAPGGGTETVHGPAWIPALIATAAFEAVVIGWALGTRGNARAALLGLAAACGYALTAALMKDAVARLEDGDGFLVLFESWQLYGTAVAGIGALFLLQNALQAGSLAASQPMLTLGDALISITYGVTLFGEHLRTGWWILPELAAIALIAAGCTELARSPLAAGTKPPPGRVT; via the coding sequence GTGATCAGTGTCCTGTTCGCCGTGCTGACGGCCATCAGCAACGGCTCCGCCTCCGTGCTCCAGCGCCGCGCCGCCGCCACCGTCCCCGATACGGAGGCCATGCGCCTCTCCCTCATCGGGAAACTCCTCCGGCAGAAGGTGTGGCTCGCCGGTATCGGGATGGTGATCGTCGCCGCCGTCTGCCAGGCGGTGGCGCTGGCGACGGGGCCGATCGCCGTGGTCCAGCCGATCTTCGTCATCGAACTGCCCGCCACCCTGCTGCTCGCCGCCCACCTCTTCCACGTCCGGCTGCCGCGCCCGGTCTGGCTCGGGGTCGCCGCCGTGACCTGTGGACTCGCCCTGGGGATGGGCTGCGCCGCCCCGGGCGGAGGCACGGAGACCGTCCACGGCCCCGCCTGGATCCCCGCCCTCATCGCCACGGCGGCCTTCGAGGCCGTCGTCATCGGATGGGCCTTGGGCACCCGCGGCAATGCCCGCGCCGCACTTCTCGGGCTCGCCGCCGCCTGCGGATACGCGCTCACCGCCGCCCTGATGAAGGACGCCGTCGCCCGTCTGGAGGACGGCGACGGGTTCCTCGTCCTGTTCGAGTCGTGGCAGCTCTACGGCACCGCCGTCGCCGGAATCGGGGCGCTGTTCCTGCTCCAGAACGCGCTTCAGGCCGGTTCGCTCGCCGCCTCGCAGCCGATGCTCACGCTCGGGGACGCGCTCATCAGCATCACCTACGGCGTCACACTCTTCGGCGAGCACCTGCGCACCGGCTGGTGGATCCTGCCGGAACTCGCCGCCATCGCCCTCATCGCCGCAGGATGCACGGAGCTGGCCCGCTCGCCCCTGGCCGCGGGTACCAAGCCGCCACCCGGCCGGGTCACCTGA
- a CDS encoding histidine phosphatase family protein, which produces MGELILVRHGETSWSRSGKHTSWTELPLTPLGEEQARSVAPVLAARRIALTLSSPLERAHRTAELAGLTPVFDDDGLHEWDYGGYEGITTVEIHRERPDWDLWTDGVAAGPPEHPGETPQEVGERADRVLKTVDAALRDADLDGEGGDVVLVGHAHFLRALTARRLGLPASAGSLFRLDTGSVSRIGTEHGHPVVSAWNLTGSTRD; this is translated from the coding sequence ATGGGTGAGCTCATTCTCGTGCGACACGGCGAGACCAGTTGGAGCCGGAGCGGCAAGCACACGAGCTGGACCGAACTCCCCCTCACCCCGCTCGGCGAGGAGCAGGCGAGGTCCGTCGCCCCGGTCCTGGCGGCACGGCGGATCGCCCTGACGCTGTCGAGCCCTCTGGAGCGAGCCCACAGGACCGCCGAACTGGCCGGTCTCACCCCCGTGTTCGACGACGACGGCCTCCACGAGTGGGACTACGGCGGCTACGAAGGCATCACCACGGTCGAGATCCACCGCGAGCGCCCCGACTGGGACCTGTGGACCGACGGGGTCGCCGCAGGGCCGCCCGAGCACCCCGGGGAGACTCCGCAGGAGGTCGGCGAGCGGGCCGACCGGGTACTGAAGACCGTCGACGCCGCTCTGCGCGACGCCGACCTCGACGGTGAGGGCGGGGATGTGGTGCTCGTGGGTCACGCGCACTTCCTGCGCGCCCTGACCGCCAGGCGGCTCGGTCTGCCGGCCTCCGCCGGTTCGCTGTTCCGGCTGGACACCGGCTCCGTGAGCCGGATCGGCACCGAGCACGGACACCCGGTGGTGTCGGCCTGGAACCTGACCGGGAGCACCCGCGACTGA
- a CDS encoding multidrug resistance efflux transporter family protein, whose translation MSQQSLPARDVGVRAGPAGRAMVLGVVAAACFASSFVLNRMMSTAGGSWMWTASLRYLFMLAPMVVLVAVRGGLGGTLRSLRARPGTWLLWSTVGFGLFYAPLAWASTAGAGWLVASTWQLTLVAGLIIGALGGHGGLPVRTLVVSLLIVLGVALAQVAHAEETGWGAVVRVVAPVLVAAFAYPLGNRRLLGVDGLDGFQRTLAMTVGSLPLWLVMAATAWATDGPPSGGQTLQSAIVALASGVVATTLFFRATDLVRHRPDTLGAVEATQAAEVPFTLLGEALLIGVAAPDVAGWAGLALIVAGLCAHALGGALPARRRTTGEPPLPGPVVPARGLAPELTPEPTPAPVPVEEPRAVRTSD comes from the coding sequence ATGTCCCAGCAGTCCCTGCCCGCACGCGACGTCGGGGTGCGGGCAGGCCCTGCCGGTCGCGCGATGGTTCTCGGGGTGGTCGCCGCCGCCTGCTTCGCCAGCTCCTTCGTGCTCAACCGCATGATGAGTACGGCGGGCGGCTCATGGATGTGGACCGCCTCGCTGCGCTACCTCTTCATGCTGGCGCCGATGGTGGTGCTGGTGGCGGTCCGCGGCGGCCTCGGCGGGACGCTCCGCAGTCTGCGGGCACGACCCGGCACCTGGCTGCTCTGGTCGACCGTCGGCTTCGGACTCTTCTACGCGCCGCTCGCCTGGGCCAGTACGGCGGGAGCGGGCTGGCTCGTCGCCTCCACCTGGCAGCTCACGCTGGTGGCGGGGCTGATCATCGGCGCTCTCGGCGGGCACGGCGGACTGCCGGTCAGAACTCTCGTCGTCTCACTGCTGATCGTCCTCGGGGTGGCGCTCGCCCAGGTGGCCCACGCGGAGGAGACCGGTTGGGGCGCGGTGGTCCGGGTCGTGGCGCCCGTTCTGGTGGCCGCCTTCGCCTATCCGCTGGGCAACCGGCGCCTCCTCGGCGTCGACGGACTCGACGGCTTCCAGCGCACCTTGGCGATGACCGTGGGCTCACTGCCGCTGTGGCTGGTCATGGCCGCCACGGCGTGGGCCACGGACGGCCCGCCCTCCGGTGGCCAGACGCTCCAGAGCGCCATCGTCGCCCTCGCCTCCGGTGTCGTGGCCACCACTCTCTTCTTCCGCGCCACCGACCTGGTCCGTCACCGTCCCGACACACTCGGCGCGGTCGAGGCGACCCAGGCGGCCGAAGTGCCCTTCACCCTGCTCGGTGAGGCGCTGCTGATCGGCGTCGCCGCGCCGGACGTGGCCGGCTGGGCCGGGCTGGCGCTGATCGTGGCGGGCCTCTGCGCCCACGCGCTGGGCGGGGCGCTGCCCGCGCGGCGGCGGACCACCGGGGAGCCGCCGCTGCCCGGACCGGTGGTGCCCGCACGTGGCCTCGCGCCCGAACTCACGCCCGAACCGACGCCTGCGCCCGTACCGGTCGAGGAGCCGCGGGCCGTCAGAACCTCCGACTGA
- a CDS encoding YchJ family protein, whose protein sequence is MSRRKATRPAPLTAPDRCPCGFEGKAYAEHCGRFHSGAAAAPTAELLMRSRYSAFVVRDEAYLLRTWHPRTRPSRVGLSAATRWNGLEILGATDGSAFHSSGTVTFLARCTEDGRPVVLHERSDFARVDGDWVYVDGTFLD, encoded by the coding sequence ATGTCACGACGGAAAGCCACCCGCCCCGCCCCGCTCACGGCCCCCGACCGCTGCCCGTGCGGCTTCGAGGGGAAGGCGTACGCGGAGCACTGCGGCAGGTTCCACTCGGGAGCGGCCGCCGCGCCCACCGCCGAGCTGCTGATGCGGTCGAGGTACAGCGCGTTCGTCGTACGGGACGAGGCCTATCTGCTCCGCACCTGGCACCCCCGTACCCGGCCGTCCCGCGTCGGGCTGAGCGCCGCGACGCGGTGGAACGGCCTGGAGATCCTGGGCGCCACGGACGGCTCCGCCTTCCACTCCTCCGGCACGGTCACCTTCCTGGCCCGCTGCACCGAGGACGGCCGCCCCGTCGTACTGCACGAGCGCAGCGACTTCGCGCGGGTGGACGGCGACTGGGTCTATGTGGACGGCACGTTCCTCGACTGA
- a CDS encoding LacI family DNA-binding transcriptional regulator, with protein sequence MEKPSKRSRPGRAPAPAGRTSRPRQAEVARLAGVSQATVSLVLADKKNGATISEETRRKVLDAARSLGYVPDPAARRLAAARNNLLGVFSFTATFPTDVEHSYYPFLVGIEKEAAAHGYDLVLFTGSSTGGAGPAGPEALSRVRLADGCLFLGRHAPADDLARLVADGFPAVHLGRRDEPEGLPWVGADYVSASRDVVRHLAELGHRRVLLVREDDEAPASSDRERGFREGLREAGLPQDEAVFRSAAPEVDVTAERLLGWVAEGVTALVVEETDTAGAWRSVLGAAELAALDMPGALSLALLGSPPADLADRPVPTGFDIPRPELGAAAVRLLASLVAGEEGGEPLVGCVLRPGATAGPPPSAAGPGTASPPPASGRGAGPT encoded by the coding sequence GTGGAGAAGCCCAGCAAGCGCTCCAGGCCAGGCAGGGCGCCCGCACCCGCGGGCCGTACCTCGCGGCCCAGGCAGGCCGAGGTGGCCAGGCTGGCCGGGGTGTCGCAGGCCACGGTGTCGCTGGTCCTCGCGGACAAGAAGAACGGCGCCACGATCAGCGAGGAGACCAGGCGCAAGGTCCTCGACGCGGCCCGCTCCCTCGGTTACGTGCCCGATCCGGCGGCGCGGCGCCTCGCCGCCGCGCGCAACAACCTGCTCGGGGTGTTCAGCTTCACCGCGACCTTCCCGACCGATGTCGAGCACTCGTACTACCCCTTCCTGGTCGGGATCGAGAAGGAGGCCGCTGCCCACGGCTACGACCTGGTGCTTTTCACCGGGTCGAGTACCGGTGGCGCGGGCCCCGCCGGACCCGAGGCGCTGAGCAGGGTCCGGCTCGCCGACGGCTGTCTGTTCCTCGGCAGGCACGCGCCCGCCGATGACCTGGCGCGGCTCGTCGCGGACGGTTTCCCCGCCGTCCACCTGGGCCGCAGGGACGAACCCGAGGGGCTGCCGTGGGTGGGTGCGGACTACGTGAGCGCGAGCAGGGACGTCGTACGCCACCTCGCGGAACTCGGCCACCGCCGCGTTCTGCTGGTGCGCGAGGACGACGAGGCCCCGGCCTCCTCCGACCGCGAACGCGGCTTCAGGGAGGGGCTGAGGGAGGCCGGACTGCCGCAGGACGAGGCCGTGTTCCGCTCGGCGGCCCCGGAGGTGGACGTCACCGCGGAGCGGCTGCTGGGCTGGGTCGCGGAGGGGGTCACCGCCCTGGTCGTGGAGGAGACCGACACCGCGGGCGCCTGGCGCTCCGTGCTCGGCGCGGCCGAGCTGGCTGCTCTGGACATGCCCGGCGCGCTCTCCCTGGCCCTGCTCGGTTCCCCGCCCGCCGACCTCGCCGACCGGCCCGTGCCGACCGGGTTCGACATCCCCCGGCCCGAGTTGGGCGCCGCGGCGGTCCGTCTCCTCGCCTCCCTGGTGGCCGGCGAGGAGGGCGGTGAGCCCCTGGTGGGCTGTGTCCTGCGGCCCGGCGCCACGGCGGGGCCGCCACCCTCCGCCGCGGGGCCGGGCACCGCGTCGCCGCCGCCCGCGAGCGGTCGGGGCGCCGGGCCCACATGA
- a CDS encoding FAD-dependent oxidoreductase: MNSEADILVVGGGLGGVAAALAACRAGRTVVLTEETDWPGGQLTSQAVPPDEHPWVEQFGTTATYRALRESIRGYYRQWYPLRAEALALTGLNPGAGRVSKLCHEPRVALAVLESMLAPYRSAGLLTLRTLTRPVSAEAEGDFVRAVTFDDGHTVAARYVIDATETGELLELAGVEHALGAEARSEYDEPHAPEVADPLNQQGITVCFALSHHEGEDHTIDRPADYDFWRSYRPDFWPGPLLGFQAPDPRTLEAVPRTLVPNPVIDPLAVNADQSADAGDKELWGFRRILARELHRPGAFGSDITLANWPLNDYWLKPYIGAGEETTRQAEREARQLSLSLLYWLQTEAPREDGSTGFPGLRIRPDVTGTQDGLAKAPYVREARRIKAVTTVTEHDVAVDLVGPYGGTKHRDSVGVGSYRIDLHPSTGGDNYIDIASVPFELPLGALVPRRVRNLLPAGKNIGTTHITNGCYRLHPVEWNAGEVAGALAAHCLSEGVEPQQVQKEEKRFDEFARLLERAGVQRHWPDVRGY, translated from the coding sequence TTGAATTCCGAAGCCGACATTCTCGTGGTGGGCGGCGGACTCGGCGGGGTGGCCGCGGCTCTCGCCGCCTGCCGTGCCGGGCGCACCGTCGTCCTGACCGAGGAGACCGACTGGCCAGGCGGCCAGCTCACCTCCCAGGCCGTCCCGCCCGACGAGCACCCGTGGGTCGAGCAGTTCGGCACCACCGCCACCTACCGGGCACTGCGCGAGTCCATCAGGGGCTACTACCGGCAGTGGTACCCGCTGCGCGCGGAGGCGCTGGCACTCACCGGGCTCAACCCCGGGGCGGGCCGTGTCAGCAAGCTCTGCCACGAGCCGAGGGTGGCACTGGCGGTCCTTGAGTCGATGCTCGCGCCCTACCGTTCGGCCGGTCTGCTGACTCTGCGCACGCTCACCCGCCCGGTATCCGCCGAGGCCGAGGGCGACTTCGTACGGGCCGTCACCTTCGACGACGGGCACACGGTCGCCGCCAGGTACGTCATCGACGCCACCGAGACCGGTGAGCTGCTGGAACTCGCGGGTGTGGAGCACGCGCTCGGCGCGGAGGCACGTTCCGAGTACGACGAGCCGCACGCGCCCGAGGTGGCCGACCCGCTCAACCAGCAGGGCATCACCGTCTGTTTCGCGCTCTCGCACCATGAGGGCGAGGACCACACCATCGACCGTCCCGCCGACTACGACTTCTGGCGCTCCTACCGGCCGGATTTCTGGCCGGGCCCGCTGCTCGGCTTCCAGGCGCCCGACCCCCGCACGCTGGAGGCGGTGCCCAGGACCCTCGTACCCAACCCGGTAATCGACCCGCTGGCCGTCAACGCGGACCAGAGCGCCGACGCGGGCGACAAGGAGCTGTGGGGGTTCCGCCGTATCCTCGCCCGTGAGCTGCACCGTCCGGGCGCCTTCGGCTCCGACATCACCCTCGCCAACTGGCCGCTGAACGACTACTGGCTGAAGCCGTACATCGGCGCGGGTGAGGAGACGACCCGGCAGGCGGAGCGTGAGGCACGGCAGTTGTCACTCTCGCTGCTGTACTGGCTACAGACGGAGGCCCCGCGCGAGGACGGCTCCACCGGCTTCCCCGGGCTGCGGATCCGGCCCGACGTGACGGGCACGCAGGACGGTCTCGCCAAGGCTCCCTACGTGCGTGAGGCCCGCAGGATCAAGGCCGTCACCACGGTCACCGAGCACGATGTGGCGGTCGATCTGGTGGGCCCGTACGGCGGGACGAAACACCGGGACTCCGTGGGTGTCGGCAGCTACCGCATCGATCTGCACCCCTCGACCGGTGGCGACAACTACATCGACATCGCCTCGGTGCCGTTCGAGCTGCCGCTGGGGGCGCTCGTCCCGCGCCGGGTACGCAATCTGCTGCCCGCGGGCAAGAACATCGGCACCACCCACATCACCAACGGCTGCTACCGGCTCCATCCGGTGGAGTGGAACGCGGGTGAGGTCGCGGGCGCCCTCGCCGCCCACTGCCTGTCGGAGGGGGTCGAGCCGCAGCAGGTGCAGAAGGAGGAGAAGCGTTTCGACGAGTTCGCGCGGCTGCTGGAGCGCGCGGGCGTCCAGCGCCACTGGCCCGACGTACGCGGCTACTGA